One window of Desulfarculus baarsii DSM 2075 genomic DNA carries:
- a CDS encoding FG-GAP repeat domain-containing protein, translating to MAASAGGRPVWRLVAAMTILSALLTAGAVRAEVSRVVILPFTANAPKDISYLTKGIRDMLASRLAWEGRVQVVEPDMVAPHLAGLKQPYNDQAARAVGEKVHAQVVVFGAVTMLGQALSIDARVVRVGQGAPALTAFVQAPKEDEVIPQINLFAQRINAEIFRRPDAVEAAKRAESGKQGGVGGSTGRLTAARDEGEDDSHMSPLNPLFMKQLYGVQSDRFWRSPRINGVVNAVSAADVDMDGQIELIALLPKSLRIYRLGGEYFQLISELNNGPIGTYQYVDAGDFNGDGRPEIYVSCRNGNSMSSFVLSYEKGAFTYLAKGVPYHLRMQKNPWGQGVMVFGQKTAPNAPFYGPIYKMKWQDGDLVSDDEVTNLPDMTTIYNFLLADLSGSGGRPMSMISDNTYHLRVYNRSGEQLWMSDEQYNASSQFTYYKEISGGSGEDDVWYFHTRILEADLDGDNKPEAVVVRNSDPTGMLLGRMRMFNRGQLYSLSWNGMSMVENWRTPRISGYVSDYAIADVANSGQPALILAYNVKDLGGLIEKGFSYVVAYTIKPKAERASGEGD from the coding sequence ATGGCAGCATCAGCCGGCGGCCGCCCCGTGTGGCGGCTTGTCGCGGCAATGACCATCCTGAGCGCCCTGTTGACCGCCGGCGCGGTCAGGGCCGAGGTCAGCCGCGTGGTCATCTTGCCTTTCACGGCCAACGCCCCCAAGGACATCAGCTATCTGACCAAGGGCATCCGCGACATGCTGGCCTCGCGCCTGGCCTGGGAGGGCCGGGTTCAGGTCGTCGAGCCCGACATGGTCGCGCCCCACCTGGCCGGCCTCAAACAGCCCTACAACGACCAGGCCGCCCGCGCGGTGGGCGAAAAAGTCCACGCCCAGGTGGTGGTCTTCGGCGCGGTGACCATGCTGGGCCAGGCCCTGAGCATCGACGCGCGGGTGGTCCGCGTGGGCCAGGGCGCCCCGGCCCTGACCGCCTTTGTCCAAGCGCCCAAGGAAGACGAGGTCATCCCCCAGATCAACCTCTTCGCCCAGCGCATCAACGCCGAGATCTTCCGCCGGCCCGACGCCGTCGAGGCGGCCAAGCGCGCCGAATCCGGCAAGCAGGGCGGCGTGGGCGGCTCCACCGGCCGGTTGACCGCGGCCCGCGACGAGGGCGAGGACGACTCGCACATGAGCCCGCTCAACCCCCTGTTCATGAAGCAGCTCTACGGCGTGCAGTCCGACCGCTTCTGGCGCAGCCCGCGCATCAACGGCGTGGTCAACGCGGTGAGCGCCGCCGACGTGGACATGGACGGCCAGATCGAACTGATCGCGCTGCTGCCCAAGTCGCTACGCATCTATCGCCTGGGCGGCGAATACTTCCAACTCATCTCCGAACTCAACAACGGCCCCATCGGCACATATCAATACGTCGACGCCGGCGACTTCAACGGCGACGGCCGGCCCGAGATCTACGTCTCGTGTCGCAACGGCAACTCGATGTCGAGCTTTGTCCTGTCCTACGAAAAAGGCGCCTTCACCTATCTGGCCAAGGGCGTGCCCTATCACCTGCGCATGCAGAAAAACCCCTGGGGCCAGGGCGTGATGGTCTTTGGCCAGAAAACCGCGCCCAACGCGCCGTTCTACGGGCCGATCTACAAGATGAAATGGCAAGACGGCGACCTGGTCTCCGACGATGAGGTGACCAACCTGCCCGACATGACCACCATCTACAACTTCCTGCTGGCCGACCTCAGCGGCTCCGGCGGCCGGCCCATGAGCATGATCAGCGACAACACCTACCACCTGCGGGTCTACAACCGCAGCGGCGAGCAGCTCTGGATGAGCGACGAGCAATACAACGCCTCGTCGCAATTCACCTACTACAAAGAGATATCGGGCGGCAGCGGCGAGGACGACGTGTGGTACTTCCACACCCGCATCCTCGAGGCCGACCTGGACGGCGACAACAAGCCCGAGGCCGTGGTCGTGCGCAACTCCGACCCCACGGGCATGTTGCTGGGCCGCATGCGCATGTTCAACCGCGGCCAGCTCTATTCGCTGTCGTGGAACGGCATGTCCATGGTCGAAAACTGGCGCACGCCGCGCATCTCGGGCTACGTCTCCGACTACGCCATCGCCGACGTGGCCAACAGCGGCCAGCCGGCCCTGATCCTGGCCTACAATGTCAAGGACTTGGGCGGCTTGATCGAAAAGGGCTTCAGCTACGTGGTGGCCTACACCATCAAGCCCAAGGCCGAACGCGCCTCCGGCGAAGGCGACTGA
- a CDS encoding double zinc ribbon domain-containing protein, translated as MECPHCQKELPAVECPACGQKTLTGANFCHDCGHLLPPAAGEGRKLLTCSTCGQHLLPEAGYCHVCGQPAHDHAHDHGEDGEGQGLDFSKRVACSDGACIGIIGPDGKCTECGKPFDAAAAPQPEEN; from the coding sequence ATGGAGTGCCCCCACTGCCAAAAGGAACTGCCCGCGGTCGAGTGCCCCGCTTGCGGGCAAAAAACGCTGACAGGCGCCAACTTTTGCCATGATTGCGGCCACTTGCTGCCGCCAGCCGCCGGTGAGGGCCGCAAGCTGCTGACCTGCTCCACCTGTGGTCAACACCTGCTGCCCGAGGCCGGCTATTGCCACGTCTGTGGCCAGCCCGCCCACGATCACGCCCACGATCACGGCGAGGATGGCGAGGGCCAGGGCCTCGATTTCAGCAAGCGCGTGGCCTGCAGCGACGGGGCCTGCATCGGCATTATCGGCCCCGACGGCAAATGCACCGAATGCGGCAAGCCCTTCGACGCGGCCGCCGCGCCCCAGCCCGAGGAGAACTGA
- the queD gene encoding 6-carboxytetrahydropterin synthase QueD — translation MFELMVTGRFAAAHSLRNFNGRCEALHGHNWKVEVVVYGDKLDKADLLMDFGELKKLMNQALDNLDHRHLNEVPPFDRLNPSSEQIARHIAQQVALGLPEHVRVRRVSAWESDDSRASYLPD, via the coding sequence TTGTTCGAACTGATGGTCACCGGCCGTTTCGCCGCGGCCCACTCCCTGCGCAACTTCAACGGCCGCTGCGAGGCCCTGCATGGGCACAACTGGAAGGTGGAGGTGGTGGTCTACGGCGACAAGCTCGACAAGGCCGACCTGCTGATGGACTTCGGCGAGCTGAAAAAATTGATGAACCAGGCCCTGGACAATCTGGACCACCGCCACCTCAACGAAGTCCCGCCCTTTGACAGACTCAACCCCTCCTCGGAGCAGATCGCCAGGCACATCGCCCAACAGGTGGCCCTGGGCCTGCCCGAGCACGTGCGGGTGCGGCGCGTCTCGGCCTGGGAGTCCGACGATTCGCGGGCCAGCTACCTGCCCGACTGA